The following is a genomic window from Labeo rohita strain BAU-BD-2019 chromosome 15, IGBB_LRoh.1.0, whole genome shotgun sequence.
CAAGGTCTGAAAGGCAATCCGACGACACTTGTGTTCGGGTGTCGAGGTTCAGATACTGATCATCTTTACAAAGAAGAGGCTCTGGACATGAGAGATAATGGCGCTCTAAGCAGTATCACAACAGCTTACTCTAGACAGACTGGACAACCCAAGGTAGACACATTGACACAACTGTagtaatatctaaaaatatcgatatatatctataaatatcaatatatatatatttttggcacTCTTGTTTCAGGTTTATGTCCAAGATATCTTGCGAGAACAACTGAATGATAAGGTCGTTGAGGTTCTGCACCATAATCCAGGACATCTGTATATTTGTGGGGGCATGAACATGGCCCACGACGTGGCCGCCACTATCAAGGAAATCCTAGTCAGCCGGCTGGGCATCACTCTTTCTCAGGCTGAGGAATATCTGTCAAGACTCAAGGTGAACCTTCAAATTGTTGATATTTTATAACTGCTTCAGTTAATAATTTCCCACAGCATTTATGCTGCTGTGAAGGCTCAGTTGTCCTGAAACGGTGATTTGTTTACAGTCTGTAATAATATATGGTCAATAATTTTAGATGATTATGCTTTTGCTCGCAGAATGAAAAGCGGTACCATGAGGACATCTTTGGATCCTAGTGCTTGAGATCACCTGGACAACCTCAATCTTTGCAATATCCAAACACACCAAAATGAGATTTTAACttataatgttttgattttcatACAGCTTCCAAAATAATGCCAAAACGTCTCTTAACTCTTAACTCACACTGTTTAAATAATACtctgttaaataaaaaagaaatcacaAAAATGCAACAGCAGTGTATTAAATTTCCATGCAACACTCTCATCATCGGTAACTTTTGGAATGTACagtttaaattatgaataaaatatttcctgcttgtaaataaactgtaattttattcctatctgtttaaaatgaatgcattttgtttgtttttggaaatAAATGTACTTCTTTAGAGTAATGCTTTTATGGCTATAGTTCTAACTAATTGCAGGAACAGTTCTTTTGGAGCAATCTAGAGTTTCTATGCTCATCTGAACAACAGGGATCACCATATCTGAGGACTTTAAATTTCTGACCTTTTATGCAAAGTGTTTACTTGTACATGTCACAAATGCTTATTTAATTAGTGACCTATAAATGTAACATACTGCACTTTTCCCTCAGTTTTCACTTTATTTCTGTGCTTaaaatttgaacattttcagTGTATTCTCAGACGATTGGTGTTCGTCATGCCAAACCATACTTTCAATTCAGTGTTTATTGTTAATACTGTCTTTTATAATTACATCTCACAGTGTTACATATGAGTGTTTACTAAATCTGTAACTGAATGTTTATGGTAAATATCGCCTTTTATAATAAACTGACTTTATTATACTATCAAAACAacggtagtttttttttcttcgcaTTCACGTAGTTTGTCTTTGATGGGTGTCCGTAGTAACACCGGAAGTAGTGCATCCATGCTGCAGCGGAGAGTGTGCAACTGTCACTTTTTCATGACTTTTctgtgatatttatttatatctgtttaaatttgtattatcaTATACACATATTATGGCTGGAAGTCGACTTGAGAAATTCGGGACTGTATTTACACGGTAAGCACTAGTGACAGCATGTGCTTCTTGAGATCATTTCAAggttaatgacaaaaatattaagtctAAAACGTGTCTAAACACAAGAGATcggtttattataaaatatattgtgtgatatgaaaGTGTACTATATAAAGACGTTATTTAATGCCAATAACGCTGATTAaatcagaaataataaaacGGAAAGCTTTTGTGTAGTGTTGTACAGCGTTTAAGTTCTTGTTGTGAGAATTAATTGTTGTTTGTAAAGGGTTCGTGATTTAATGCGAGCTGGAGTCATAAAGCACGAAGAAAGGCCTATCTGGTTTGATGTCTATGCTGCTTTTCCTCCAAAGAGAGAGCCTCTCTACGAGAAACCTCTAAGACCACTTAAGATACATGCAGCGGAAGCTGTACCTGAAATCTTATACAAAGAGGATGAAATACGAGCGTAAGTCCAAACATACCGGTTTAAAAAGTCGAATATGTcatctttagtaacttcatttAAGACTTGGTTGCAGTATTGTTCTCCCCATGGACATTGATCTAACGGTCACTCTGTGCCCTTCGTTTGTACttaactgactttttttgtgtttatgtcgTGTATTTATCGATGCATATTTTATctctttattaattatattaagtttCTTGATGctatgtacactactgttcaaagctCTGGGCTCAGTagtaaagtaaaacttttattctgcaaggattcattaatttgattaaaagtgaccCTAAAGacttataatgtttcaaaaataaatgctgttcatcagagaattaaataaaaataaattaaattaaattaaatgtatcatggttttcacaaaaataagcagcaaaattgttttcagtatttatacatttatttatttatttgttttcagtaTTTATAAAATGTCTCTTGAGCATAGAGGTTTTGCTgttcatatgacactgaagtaatgatgctgaaaattcagctttacatcacaggaataaattacatttttaaaaaaaattgtaagaatattttacagtataactgttttgaatgcatttgatcaaatgaatgccgCCTTGGAAAAgactcttaaaaaatattttaattgtgatgtACACGtaacttaaaattacattaactaGATTTTAGTGCTGTAAAACCTCCAACACATTTCTGGGTCACTGGACTTGCAGTAAATCTACACGACTTTTCTGTGATTGTAGGAAGTTCTTTGAGGTGTATGGCAATGGACCCAGAGCTTTTGAGCTCCTCAAGCCCAGCTTTGTATCACCATGTCAGAGGTAAGTTATGATGggaaattacatatattttaacagtattttacagtttttaaatagaattttctATGTGCCTTTTGATTTAGTTGTTACTGTATCTTTATGCAGGTTTGTTATAAAGTACAGTGAATTAGAAAGCAGAGGGGATGTCAAACCTGAGCTGCTGTTTGAAGAGACTGCAAAAGCGCTGCTCGCAGAGGGCGTTTATCTAAGAAAAAAAGGAGGACCTGCGGTGAGTCTGAGAGCTAAATTATTCTTTAGACTACATCAGGTTCCCTGCAAAGTTTTActtcaaccctgatcaaacacacttaaacaagctaatcaaggtctgaagggttactagaaagctacaggcaggtgaggttttattagggttggagctgaactctccAGGACCTAGGTTCGCCACCCCTGGACTACATGATCTAATTCTGTATTGGTCCATCATGTTTCTTTGTAACCAGCAGGTGGCACCACAGTCTCGGGACCCTTTGCTGAACATGAAGTTGACTGACATGTTGGCAGAGCAGCAAAgagacacagacacagagacaAATATTCCTGAGAAACAGCCAGAGGCAGAGACGGTGAACCCTGACAGACAGGCATCATCATAAATGTACCTATTCTCCTCTGTTAGGACAACATAAACTGCACCTGCCTCTAGCACATTAACGTGCTGGTCAGTCATGCATTTTTGATGCGTCAAACACTGGgacacacatatattttgtgCAGTTGTGGACATTGTAATCCCAGATGAGCATGAACATGTCTTTACCTCTCTTGATGTCAAATGAGTGATGTTGAAGACACagccaaaatgatttttatagcCAAGAAGCTGGGGTTTGGTGAATGACTTTATCATACAGATCTAGCAAGTGTTTCATTTCTGTGAAAGTGTCTAATGTcttgtgtaataaaatatgtggaGTGTTTAATGAAAGTACTTTCAAGTCCATTAACAACAGTAGTGGGAAAAGTATCTGCATTGTAAATACTCAATAAAGTGTTATATTTCCATTTTTCTGAGTCACTCCATAAACTTCTGATTCATATTGAtgtcaaactgttttttttcactgcaTCCTTGTTATATGTGCAGTCTTGCATTTAAATATCTCCTCAACAGGACCTTAGAAACTAAgtagtttttatgtgtttttattgttgtgatggtttatgcagagctgattttgcaCAGACAATGAATTTCTAAGTCAATCAGAATTACCATTGTCTTTCATTTTCTAATggtaatgttaaaataaaatatttcaatgtcTTTTGAATTACTGATAATTACTTCATGTGAAAAATGAATCATGCTAAATTAAGCCTGTGAAGCTGTCAGTGCTCACTGGTGATAATTAGGCAGATGATAAGACAATAGATAAATATCGTTATGTTATCAACAAGATCAAATCAGTTTTGCTGGCAGTGACCCAAAAAGATATGGCCAGGTTAGTgttcaagataaaaaaaaaaaaaaaatctgtgatatGTACTTATCTAATCATGCAGAACATCTAAATGTCTCAAGCAGACATCATATCCAAGATGACTGACAGCTTAATTCTCTTAAGAACGAAATACGACGTACGAAGTATTGAATAGTTACTTTTTGTAAATGGCAAGCGCATGGCTTTGTGAGAACGTGAATGTCCTTGAATAGAAACTGATTCATCGCTGCTGAATTTGTTAACATAaccatttcagtgtaaacgttTAAGCGTATCAGGAACAATGCGAGGATTTAAAGACGTGAATCATTTCTGCAGTCACAGTAAAACGCAGACATGACGCATCAAATGGACATGCTCTTCATTGATTGTTAGCGTTTGTTTTTGTCTCtaaagacttttttcaaaatgcaGACTTTATAAAAGCACCACTTAAGGAGGAAAAAAATTCCATTAGTGGGCAAACGTTTGCTGCTGACTGAACATCAAGATCGAAATGCGTTCTACATTTTGTGTGCaacatgtacaaaaaaaaaaaaaaaaaaaaaatcagtttctttctttctgtctttctttttttaaaaaattggataacactttacaataaggtgtcattgttgccattagttaatatattacCTAACacgaacgaacaatgaacaatgcatttattatactATTAATCTTTGCTGatgttataaaaatacagtcgctcattgtttgttcatgttagttcacagtacattaactaatattaacaaacacaacttgtgatgcattagtaaatgctgagattaacattaactaagattaataaatgttctagaagtattgttcattcttagttcatgttaactgtagttaactaatgttaggCTAACAAATGAaccttatttttaagtgttaccGAATAttcttttgtatttgttttaacaatgtattatactaaaataaaattaacatatttccATCTTTATTTGAGATGTGGAATAATTGTTATGAAAcagttttgtaatatttcaggcTCAGGTTCTGGTCCTTCATTGCTAAGAGTCTTTATAATTACGACATTAACATTTCATATGCATTATTTTGTGACACAACCTAGCTTGAAATGAGTTCAAAGGTCCTTTTTCGGTGACCGCTAGATGGCAGTAATGCGATGTCTATTGACTCAAGTGTGTTATTTGTTGGCTGTTCTGTGCACATGCTTCCCGTCATGCATTCATAAGACCTGAAATGCTGAAAGAACATAGAGCTGTCAAATGTGCATAACGCAAAACACATCTTGGATAACGTTTTACCCACACGTAATTTATTTTTTCGATGTTGCATTTCAATTCGTGTCATTTTGTCAGCGTTAATGGcttttatatgtgtgttttcgagtgtgtgtgtgtgcagtgtgtgttgTGAAGGACCCAGATGCAGCTGAAATTAGTGAAGGAGAGGCGTGTAAGTAGTAAAGGCAGAAGCGTGTGACGGGCGCTCGGAGGGTGACGACTGTATGAACGTCGCATCAACGCAGTCCTGCTCCcgaacacaacaacaacaacaacaacaacccttCAACAATCACCATGGTAACCTGTTCCTCCCTAAATACCATAGTTAATGTTAGTGCCACAGAAACATTATAAACTGTTTAGAGTATTACTCTCTCGGCTAATAGCAAGAATAGCTGCACTAGCCATGTTAGAGAagaccggggctagttgtcacaggCTGTATTTCAGGAACGGTaaggctttttatttttgaaataagaAGTGAACACAATAAAACCACACTGACACGAGTCAACTGTAAATAAGAAAGTatatttgaactgtttttatgttttttataggCCTACATGTCACTTAGCGGCAAGTTATCacgtgttttaaatgttttcagaaaatgttttcaGAAGCTGTAAACTGTCAAACCTAATCTTTTGACTCTTATCAGATATTATGAAGGggcaatttttattttgcacaaaaCAATAAGGATTTTAATTACGATGACAGCTACAATCATACGTTTAAAGTATACCACCTTGTTCTTCAACGTGAAATTAAgcttatgggcgagacttccggttcgtTGGCCACTATAGGGAGATAACCacaataacaacgtgcagtaatcagtaaaattgtttgcactacaaaccagtgtgttcataattaaaataatacattaaaataatatggtaagacacatatttgcaatatcaagcagcaaaacaagctctTTTGTACAGCTGAAAATACCTGGATGCTGAttacacccataaaatttataaaCGGCCGCAcccgctcttacgggaaaaataaggtggatactaaATTGATAAAACTTATCCTGCAGAAAacaataaagattttaattatGATGACAGCTACAAacacaaactaataaaacactttaattGTTATGCTACAAAATGACTGATGTAAAAACCATACAGGGAGTTTCAGGAACACAACTAAGTGTTGAAATTAATCAATTGCTGTGTTTGaaccaattaaaataaatgtgtctaaacaaacagtttgctaaaatgaatcaaaattctTAACTCTATTTAACCGAGTGAGAGAAATGTTCTAGTACAGTGTGTTTGATGATTGCTTCAGCTCGCTCAGCTGCAAGGCTGCGTACAGAATTTCATGCTACAAAgcttgttggaaaaaaaaaattgttgctaGAAAAGCTACACTGTTATGAATAGCGTAACTATTTTTATGCTGCTAAAAATATAGTTTAGGCAGTTGCATCACTAATTTGCACAGATGATaagcaaatattttaaatgtaaaagctATGTGAAACATGCAAACAAGTCACATTCTGTTACAAGGCCTGCTTACCAAGAACTATTATAGAACAAGGAATACAAATAAGTAACATTCCTCACCTTAGAAGAAATCTGGTTCatttacacatattttttaaattttcatgtGCTGAGGATACAGCCGACGTATTTGAAGCTCAGTGTCCCTGGCTATGTCTTCTCCTTTGTTATGTGCTGATAATGAGACATGATCTGTACACACTAGATGTGCACTACTGCTTCTGTCTGGTGGCCAAACATCCCTTTGAGTGCTCCATCACCATAATCAATGGCAGGTTGAGCCGGCTGGGGTTTGAAGACCTTTACACAAACACTGTTTGTTTTACTTCTCCACGGCCATGGAGCTCAGAAGAAAGGCTGCCATCCAGTTGCCCTGGTCAAGGTATCGATTGGGACCagcttgtttgttgttttatttatttatttgtttattcagcaCTGGAACTCTGGGATCTTCCCCTCTGCATATGTCAAGggcattttttccccccaccaGAGCTTGATTTTTCTTGTCCCTGGCCTGCAAAAACTTCAATCTGCTGTGCGATGCAGGCCTGCTGTACTGATTAATTACATAAAGATGCCTGATGGTTTAAATTAGCCTGGTATATTACTTGAGAGACCTGAATTACTGTACTTGGTATTCCTCTCTCTGCTGAGGTCTGCATAAATACCGGCAGCTCACAAtccttaaacttaaaatatgatGCTCTCCTAAACTGGGCCAAGATATAGAAATGTTTCACCTATTCTATCAGCTCACAGAGTTCACAATCAAAGAGATGGTTTATGGGAATCTGACAATTTTAAACacttacactctaaaaaagaaatcaaagaGGTTTACAGCCTGATGCCAAAAGGTAAATGATAGAAAACCATGGACCTtagatatataatatttattcttatgcaaaatatttatgtgcataaataaatttaacagcTTAAATCCATTATAACATTCACATCTTTATATATTAGAATTATGCATATAGtatgtaatgtattataatgGCTGTCAGTCATATATGAGAACATAAAATGGTAACATATTATAGAAATTCTagaaatttacagtaaaatgctTCGAAAAATCATGTTAGgtgttattttataatacacTATATTGAAAACATTCATAATGCACACTAAAGTCCATTTTGTCTTTTCAAAACTGAAAGTAATAGCAGTTACATTATAATAACtcgattataataataatacaatatctattataatattacattataaaccCATGAATTATGTTCTGCTCACATGCTTTAATgctttatacaatttaaaatatttgcataaataACAATGCATTATAACGTAATACGATGGCTATTACTTAAAGTATTAagaaacatttgcattttaaaaactttatgtaaaatgcTTCTAAATGTCTAATTCTTTACAAAACCATCAATGCTTTGAcaatttaaagatttaaagagCAAAATCGAACATCtatagaacattttttaaatctcaaataaATCAAcactatattttttgtttgttataatagGGAGAACAATTTAAATTCGAAGTTAAATGTCGCTAGAATTGAAAGAACGTTTTTGTTAACACAAGTGTAACACAAAAGAACTCCAGTTGCTGTTTATATCACTGTTGTGCTGTCGGGATATACAATAGCCTGTCTGAAGTcataagaaagacatgaaaaatacagtatttaggCCAGTTTAGTTCTCCTAAAAGCCTCAGTTTAAACTGTCAGGCATCTCAGTTGACCAGGCAAAGGGTTAAAGGCTCTCCCGCGGAGTTCTGCCTCTTCACCGTCAACACGTGCGATCCAGGTCAATGCAATTTGCTCTGCGGGCGAGTTCATTTTCACATGGCATTGAAATGCACGGCCACACGCGCCGCCTGCATTGCCTCAGGTCTGTTTCCTCTCTTCTGTCACCTAGAGCTAACCTTTCACATGATACAATTCTAAATAATTGGCCTTGATAATTAATCCTTGTGAAATGGTTTTCTAACAAGCCTAAATTGCATATAACAGTCTTTCACTTAagctgtgctttttaaaatcagagCCGAAAGCTCACAATTAAAAGCCTGGGGGATAAAATGGAGCCCAGAGAGCAACTGCACCCATGTGGTGTGTTCATGTCATAACGTGCTCCATCCCTGCCATTTAGACCCTCATGTAATTCAGCACTGTAATGTACTGACAatatacagtgtaaaaaaaataccaaagAATGACTATTTTATATAGTCTaattcaaaatttcatgtttaaaggaacagtgcacccaataataaacatttgctgaaaattcacttATCCGCACGCCATCcaagatagatgagtttgttaattggaacagatttggaaaattttgcattacatcactcTGCAGTAAAtaggtgccgtcaaaatgagagtccaaacagctaataaaaacatcacaataatccacaggtTATGTAAGCAATCTATAAACTATTTgtttaaacaaatccatcattaagatttttaaatacaaatactcTATACATAATACTGCCTTCTCCAGTGATAAAGTCATCTTGCCTGaattaggagagaaatatgcacaattCAAGGCCTGTTTACAAGCAAAGCCAGTCTCAAAatcagttctaaacaaatatgtctgtggattttgatgtgagaggataACAGTGGACTTTTCACTGGACAAAgtggtattttggccagaagtgatgatttaaagttaaagcaccttaatgatggatttgcaGTTTTCCACTTCATAGGAAAGCTAATTGATAGACTGGAATcatgtgaattacttgtggattattgtgatgtttttttatcagctgtttggactctgaatctgacggcacccattcatggCAGAGGATCCCATTCACCTATTCACGGCAgaggtgagcaagtgatgtaatgctaaatttttccaaaactgttctgaagaagaaactcatctacatcttggatggactgaggatgagtacattttcacattttcagggcgatttattccctttagggctgggtgatatggc
Proteins encoded in this region:
- the mrps23 gene encoding 28S ribosomal protein S23, mitochondrial isoform X1, translated to MAGSRLEKFGTVFTRVRDLMRAGVIKHEERPIWFDVYAAFPPKREPLYEKPLRPLKIHAAEAVPEILYKEDEIRAKFFEVYGNGPRAFELLKPSFVSPCQRFVIKYSELESRGDVKPELLFEETAKALLAEGVYLRKKGGPAQVAPQSRDPLLNMKLTDMLAEQQRDTDTETNIPEKQPEAETVNPDRQASS
- the mrps23 gene encoding 28S ribosomal protein S23, mitochondrial isoform X2, which codes for MAGSRLEKFGTVFTRVRDLMRAGVIKHEERPIWFDVYAAFPPKREPLYEKPLRPLKIHAAEAVPEILYKEDEIRAKFFEVYGNGPRAFELLKPSFVSPCQRFVIKYSELESRGDVKPELLFEETAKALLAEGVYLRKKGGPAVAPQSRDPLLNMKLTDMLAEQQRDTDTETNIPEKQPEAETVNPDRQASS